One segment of Kogia breviceps isolate mKogBre1 chromosome 14, mKogBre1 haplotype 1, whole genome shotgun sequence DNA contains the following:
- the MLXIPL gene encoding carbohydrate-responsive element-binding protein isoform X7 has product MREYHKWRIYYKKRLRKSSREGGLLAPKQVEGGWQPPERWCEQLFSSVVPALLAGPEEETGGRQLLDLDCFLSDISDTLFTMTQPGPTPLQLPSEDAYVGNADMIQPDLTPLQPSLDDFMEISDFFTNYRPPQTPAPSSFLEPPSFGPMADPVLSSGILGSEVPSACSGMTHLSGHNRLQARSSCPGPLDSNAFLSSDFLLPEDPKPKLPPTPARPPLLQYPSPAKGLGLEPCAPPPFPPMAPLPAVLQEEPLFSPRFSFPPVPPAPGVSPPSAPTAFAPTPTLGPGPAPAPFSIDLLPSGYSEPPLGPHCTVPQGTRPRGKPPTQSPRGRRPSPPTLAPATAGGNNPCLAQLLTAAKPEQALEPELVSSALLRSPGSPQEIAPELPCTFFPPTPAPTPPRAPPGPATLAPPRALIVPKAERLSPPAPSGGERRLSGELNSLPGPGNLSMCISSPQRILSRGHPDNKTENRRITHISAEQKRRFNIKLGFDTLHGLVSSLSTQPNLKMSKATTLQKTAEYIAMLQQERAAKQEEAQQLRDQIEELNAAISLCQQQLPATGVPITHQRFDQMRDMFDDYVRTRTLHNWKFWVFSILIRPLFESFNGMVSTASLQSLRQTSLAWLDQYCSLPALRPTVLNSLRQLSTSTSILTDPDCIPEQATRAVTEGTLGKSL; this is encoded by the exons ATGCGCGAGTACCATAAGTGGCGCATCTACTACAAGAAGCGG CTCCGTAAGTCCAGCAGGGAAGGGGGTCTCCTGGCCCCAAAGCAG GTGGAAGGGGGGTGGCAGCCACCGGAGCGATGGTGCGAGCAGCTCTTCTCCAGTGTGGTGCCCGCGCTGCTGGCAGGCCCAGAGGAGGAGACTGGCGGGCGGCAGCTTCTGGATCTCGATTGCTTCCTGTCCGACATCTCCGACACACTCTTCACCATGACTCAGCCCGGCCCTACACCCCTGCAGCTGCCCTCCGAGGACG CCTATGTCGGCAACGCGGACATGATCCAGCCGGACCTGACGCCTCTGCAGCCCAGCCTGGATGACTTCATGGAGATCTCAG ATTTCTTCACCAACTACCGCCCCCCACAGACGCCTGCACCTTCAAGCTTCCTGGAGCCCCCCAGCTTCGGCCCCATGGCTGACCCGGTCCTCAGCAGTGGGATCCTGGGCTCGGAGGTGCCCTCTGCCTGCTCGGGCATGACCCACCTCTCGGGACATAACCGCCTGCAG GCTCGGAGCAGCTGTCCTGGCCCTCTGGACTCCAATGCCTTCCTGAGCTCTGATTTCCTCCTTCCTGAAGACCCCAAGCCCAAGCTCCCACCCACTCCCGCACGCCCACCCCTCCTCCAATACCCCAGCCCTGCCAAGGGGCTTGGCCTGGAGCCCTgtgccccaccccctttccctcccaTGGCTCCGCTGCCTGCTGTGCTGCAGGAAGAGCCTCTCTTCTCTCCCCGATTCTCTTTCCCTCCTGTCCCTCCAGCCCCGGGAGTGTCCCCGCCCTCTGCTCCCACAGCCTTCGCACCCACCCCCACGCTGGGTCcaggccctgcccccgcccccttcTCCATAGACCTTCTACCCTCGGGGTATTCGGAGCCCCCATTGGGGCCTCACTGCACCGTGCCCCAAGGCACGCGGCCCAGAGGCAAGCCCCCTACCCAGTCCCCCAGGGGGCGGAGGCCCAGCCCCCCCACCTTGGCCCCTGCCACCGCCGGGGGCAACAACCCCTGCCTCGCACAGCTGCTCACAGCAG CCAAGCCTGAGCAAGCCCTGGAGCCTGAGCTTGTGTCCAGCGCCCTCCTCCGGTCCCCAGGGTCCCCG CAGGAGATAGCCCCCGAGCTCCCCTGCACCTTCTTCCCCCCGACCCCGGCCCCTACACCGCCCCGAGCTCCTCCGGGCCCAGCCACACTGGCCCCACCCAGGGCCTTGATTGTCCCCAAAGCGGAGCGGCTCTCGCCCCCAGCACCCAGCG GTGGTGAGCGGCGGCTGTCTGGGGAGCTCAACTCCCTGCCGGGCCCGGGGAATCTGAGCATGTGCATCTCTTCCCCTCAACGCATCCTAAGCCGGGGCCACCCGGACAACAAG ACCGAAAACCGGCGCATCACACACATCTCCGCGGAGCAGAAGCGGCGCTTCAACATCAAGCTGGGGTTTGACACTCTGCACGGGTTGGTGAGCTCGCTCAGCACCCAGCCCAACCTCAAG ATGAGCAAAGCCACCACGCTGCAGAAGACGGCCGAGTACATTGCCATGCTGCAGCAGGAGCGGGCCGCCAAGCAGGaggaggcccagcagctccgGGACCAGATCGAGGAGCTCAATGCCGCCATCag cctgtgccagcaGCAGCTGCCTGCTACGGGAGTGCCCATCACACACCAGCGGTTTGACCAAATGCGAGACATGTTCGATGACTATGTCCGGACCCGCACGCTGCATAACTGGAAGTTCTGGGTA TTCAGCATCCTCATCCGGCCTCTGTTCGAGTCCTTCAATGGGATGGTGTCTACGGCAAGCCTGCAGAGCCTCCGCCAGACCTCACTGGCCTGGCTGGACCAGTACTGCTCCCTGCCTGCTCTCCGACCAA CTGTTCTGAACTCCCTACGCCAGCTGAGTACATCTACCAGTATCCTGACGGACCCGGACTGTATACCCGAGCAAGCCACACGGGCAGTCACAGAGGGCACCCTTGGCAAATCTTTATAG
- the MLXIPL gene encoding carbohydrate-responsive element-binding protein isoform X5 — MARSRGVVSGLWASRNVTRSHEGRLREGTAVASWFPPSGRISKASSCCAGTRSASTTPSGGPGISSAVVLEGNYWKRRIEVVMREYHKWRIYYKKRLRKSSREGGLLAPKQVEGGWQPPERWCEQLFSSVVPALLAGPEEETGGRQLLDLDCFLSDISDTLFTMTQPGPTPLQLPSEDAYVGNADMIQPDLTPLQPSLDDFMEISDFFTNYRPPQTPAPSSFLEPPSFGPMADPVLSSGILGSEVPSACSGMTHLSGHNRLQARSSCPGPLDSNAFLSSDFLLPEDPKPKLPPTPARPPLLQYPSPAKGLGLEPCAPPPFPPMAPLPAVLQEEPLFSPRFSFPPVPPAPGVSPPSAPTAFAPTPTLGPGPAPAPFSIDLLPSGYSEPPLGPHCTVPQGTRPRGKPPTQSPRGRRPSPPTLAPATAGGNNPCLAQLLTAAKPEQALEPELVSSALLRSPGSPQEIAPELPCTFFPPTPAPTPPRAPPGPATLAPPRALIVPKAERLSPPAPSGGERRLSGELNSLPGPGNLSMCISSPQRILSRGHPDNKTENRRITHISAEQKRRFNIKLGFDTLHGLVSSLSTQPNLKMSKATTLQKTAEYIAMLQQERAAKQEEAQQLRDQIEELNAAISLCQQQLPATGVPITHQRFDQMRDMFDDYVRTRTLHNWKFWVFSILIRPLFESFNGMVSTASLQSLRQTSLAWLDQYCSLPALRPTVLNSLRQLSTSTSILTDPDCIPEQATRAVTEGTLGKSL, encoded by the exons TGGCAAGCTGGTTTCCCCCAAGTGGAAGAATTTCAAAGGCCTCAAGCTGCTGTGCCGGGACAAGATCCGCCTCAACAACGCCATCTGGAGGGCCTGGTATATCCAGT GCCGTCGTCTTGGAGGGGAATTATTGGAAGCGGCGCATCGAGGTGGTGATGCGCGAGTACCATAAGTGGCGCATCTACTACAAGAAGCGG CTCCGTAAGTCCAGCAGGGAAGGGGGTCTCCTGGCCCCAAAGCAG GTGGAAGGGGGGTGGCAGCCACCGGAGCGATGGTGCGAGCAGCTCTTCTCCAGTGTGGTGCCCGCGCTGCTGGCAGGCCCAGAGGAGGAGACTGGCGGGCGGCAGCTTCTGGATCTCGATTGCTTCCTGTCCGACATCTCCGACACACTCTTCACCATGACTCAGCCCGGCCCTACACCCCTGCAGCTGCCCTCCGAGGACG CCTATGTCGGCAACGCGGACATGATCCAGCCGGACCTGACGCCTCTGCAGCCCAGCCTGGATGACTTCATGGAGATCTCAG ATTTCTTCACCAACTACCGCCCCCCACAGACGCCTGCACCTTCAAGCTTCCTGGAGCCCCCCAGCTTCGGCCCCATGGCTGACCCGGTCCTCAGCAGTGGGATCCTGGGCTCGGAGGTGCCCTCTGCCTGCTCGGGCATGACCCACCTCTCGGGACATAACCGCCTGCAG GCTCGGAGCAGCTGTCCTGGCCCTCTGGACTCCAATGCCTTCCTGAGCTCTGATTTCCTCCTTCCTGAAGACCCCAAGCCCAAGCTCCCACCCACTCCCGCACGCCCACCCCTCCTCCAATACCCCAGCCCTGCCAAGGGGCTTGGCCTGGAGCCCTgtgccccaccccctttccctcccaTGGCTCCGCTGCCTGCTGTGCTGCAGGAAGAGCCTCTCTTCTCTCCCCGATTCTCTTTCCCTCCTGTCCCTCCAGCCCCGGGAGTGTCCCCGCCCTCTGCTCCCACAGCCTTCGCACCCACCCCCACGCTGGGTCcaggccctgcccccgcccccttcTCCATAGACCTTCTACCCTCGGGGTATTCGGAGCCCCCATTGGGGCCTCACTGCACCGTGCCCCAAGGCACGCGGCCCAGAGGCAAGCCCCCTACCCAGTCCCCCAGGGGGCGGAGGCCCAGCCCCCCCACCTTGGCCCCTGCCACCGCCGGGGGCAACAACCCCTGCCTCGCACAGCTGCTCACAGCAG CCAAGCCTGAGCAAGCCCTGGAGCCTGAGCTTGTGTCCAGCGCCCTCCTCCGGTCCCCAGGGTCCCCG CAGGAGATAGCCCCCGAGCTCCCCTGCACCTTCTTCCCCCCGACCCCGGCCCCTACACCGCCCCGAGCTCCTCCGGGCCCAGCCACACTGGCCCCACCCAGGGCCTTGATTGTCCCCAAAGCGGAGCGGCTCTCGCCCCCAGCACCCAGCG GTGGTGAGCGGCGGCTGTCTGGGGAGCTCAACTCCCTGCCGGGCCCGGGGAATCTGAGCATGTGCATCTCTTCCCCTCAACGCATCCTAAGCCGGGGCCACCCGGACAACAAG ACCGAAAACCGGCGCATCACACACATCTCCGCGGAGCAGAAGCGGCGCTTCAACATCAAGCTGGGGTTTGACACTCTGCACGGGTTGGTGAGCTCGCTCAGCACCCAGCCCAACCTCAAG ATGAGCAAAGCCACCACGCTGCAGAAGACGGCCGAGTACATTGCCATGCTGCAGCAGGAGCGGGCCGCCAAGCAGGaggaggcccagcagctccgGGACCAGATCGAGGAGCTCAATGCCGCCATCag cctgtgccagcaGCAGCTGCCTGCTACGGGAGTGCCCATCACACACCAGCGGTTTGACCAAATGCGAGACATGTTCGATGACTATGTCCGGACCCGCACGCTGCATAACTGGAAGTTCTGGGTA TTCAGCATCCTCATCCGGCCTCTGTTCGAGTCCTTCAATGGGATGGTGTCTACGGCAAGCCTGCAGAGCCTCCGCCAGACCTCACTGGCCTGGCTGGACCAGTACTGCTCCCTGCCTGCTCTCCGACCAA CTGTTCTGAACTCCCTACGCCAGCTGAGTACATCTACCAGTATCCTGACGGACCCGGACTGTATACCCGAGCAAGCCACACGGGCAGTCACAGAGGGCACCCTTGGCAAATCTTTATAG
- the MLXIPL gene encoding carbohydrate-responsive element-binding protein isoform X6 has translation MARSRGVVSGLWASRNVTRSHEGRLREGTADVERRKSPVCGFVTPLQGPEADEHRKPEAVVLEGNYWKRRIEVVMREYHKWRIYYKKRLRKSSREGGLLAPKQVEGGWQPPERWCEQLFSSVVPALLAGPEEETGGRQLLDLDCFLSDISDTLFTMTQPGPTPLQLPSEDAYVGNADMIQPDLTPLQPSLDDFMEISDFFTNYRPPQTPAPSSFLEPPSFGPMADPVLSSGILGSEVPSACSGMTHLSGHNRLQARSSCPGPLDSNAFLSSDFLLPEDPKPKLPPTPARPPLLQYPSPAKGLGLEPCAPPPFPPMAPLPAVLQEEPLFSPRFSFPPVPPAPGVSPPSAPTAFAPTPTLGPGPAPAPFSIDLLPSGYSEPPLGPHCTVPQGTRPRGKPPTQSPRGRRPSPPTLAPATAGGNNPCLAQLLTAAKPEQALEPELVSSALLRSPGSPQEIAPELPCTFFPPTPAPTPPRAPPGPATLAPPRALIVPKAERLSPPAPSGGERRLSGELNSLPGPGNLSMCISSPQRILSRGHPDNKTENRRITHISAEQKRRFNIKLGFDTLHGLVSSLSTQPNLKMSKATTLQKTAEYIAMLQQERAAKQEEAQQLRDQIEELNAAISLCQQQLPATGVPITHQRFDQMRDMFDDYVRTRTLHNWKFWVFSILIRPLFESFNGMVSTASLQSLRQTSLAWLDQYCSLPALRPTVLNSLRQLSTSTSILTDPDCIPEQATRAVTEGTLGKSL, from the exons ATGTGGAGCGGAGGAAGAGCCCCGTGTGTGGCTTCGTGACCCCCCTGCAGGGGCCTGAGGCTGATGAGCACCGGAAACCGGAG GCCGTCGTCTTGGAGGGGAATTATTGGAAGCGGCGCATCGAGGTGGTGATGCGCGAGTACCATAAGTGGCGCATCTACTACAAGAAGCGG CTCCGTAAGTCCAGCAGGGAAGGGGGTCTCCTGGCCCCAAAGCAG GTGGAAGGGGGGTGGCAGCCACCGGAGCGATGGTGCGAGCAGCTCTTCTCCAGTGTGGTGCCCGCGCTGCTGGCAGGCCCAGAGGAGGAGACTGGCGGGCGGCAGCTTCTGGATCTCGATTGCTTCCTGTCCGACATCTCCGACACACTCTTCACCATGACTCAGCCCGGCCCTACACCCCTGCAGCTGCCCTCCGAGGACG CCTATGTCGGCAACGCGGACATGATCCAGCCGGACCTGACGCCTCTGCAGCCCAGCCTGGATGACTTCATGGAGATCTCAG ATTTCTTCACCAACTACCGCCCCCCACAGACGCCTGCACCTTCAAGCTTCCTGGAGCCCCCCAGCTTCGGCCCCATGGCTGACCCGGTCCTCAGCAGTGGGATCCTGGGCTCGGAGGTGCCCTCTGCCTGCTCGGGCATGACCCACCTCTCGGGACATAACCGCCTGCAG GCTCGGAGCAGCTGTCCTGGCCCTCTGGACTCCAATGCCTTCCTGAGCTCTGATTTCCTCCTTCCTGAAGACCCCAAGCCCAAGCTCCCACCCACTCCCGCACGCCCACCCCTCCTCCAATACCCCAGCCCTGCCAAGGGGCTTGGCCTGGAGCCCTgtgccccaccccctttccctcccaTGGCTCCGCTGCCTGCTGTGCTGCAGGAAGAGCCTCTCTTCTCTCCCCGATTCTCTTTCCCTCCTGTCCCTCCAGCCCCGGGAGTGTCCCCGCCCTCTGCTCCCACAGCCTTCGCACCCACCCCCACGCTGGGTCcaggccctgcccccgcccccttcTCCATAGACCTTCTACCCTCGGGGTATTCGGAGCCCCCATTGGGGCCTCACTGCACCGTGCCCCAAGGCACGCGGCCCAGAGGCAAGCCCCCTACCCAGTCCCCCAGGGGGCGGAGGCCCAGCCCCCCCACCTTGGCCCCTGCCACCGCCGGGGGCAACAACCCCTGCCTCGCACAGCTGCTCACAGCAG CCAAGCCTGAGCAAGCCCTGGAGCCTGAGCTTGTGTCCAGCGCCCTCCTCCGGTCCCCAGGGTCCCCG CAGGAGATAGCCCCCGAGCTCCCCTGCACCTTCTTCCCCCCGACCCCGGCCCCTACACCGCCCCGAGCTCCTCCGGGCCCAGCCACACTGGCCCCACCCAGGGCCTTGATTGTCCCCAAAGCGGAGCGGCTCTCGCCCCCAGCACCCAGCG GTGGTGAGCGGCGGCTGTCTGGGGAGCTCAACTCCCTGCCGGGCCCGGGGAATCTGAGCATGTGCATCTCTTCCCCTCAACGCATCCTAAGCCGGGGCCACCCGGACAACAAG ACCGAAAACCGGCGCATCACACACATCTCCGCGGAGCAGAAGCGGCGCTTCAACATCAAGCTGGGGTTTGACACTCTGCACGGGTTGGTGAGCTCGCTCAGCACCCAGCCCAACCTCAAG ATGAGCAAAGCCACCACGCTGCAGAAGACGGCCGAGTACATTGCCATGCTGCAGCAGGAGCGGGCCGCCAAGCAGGaggaggcccagcagctccgGGACCAGATCGAGGAGCTCAATGCCGCCATCag cctgtgccagcaGCAGCTGCCTGCTACGGGAGTGCCCATCACACACCAGCGGTTTGACCAAATGCGAGACATGTTCGATGACTATGTCCGGACCCGCACGCTGCATAACTGGAAGTTCTGGGTA TTCAGCATCCTCATCCGGCCTCTGTTCGAGTCCTTCAATGGGATGGTGTCTACGGCAAGCCTGCAGAGCCTCCGCCAGACCTCACTGGCCTGGCTGGACCAGTACTGCTCCCTGCCTGCTCTCCGACCAA CTGTTCTGAACTCCCTACGCCAGCTGAGTACATCTACCAGTATCCTGACGGACCCGGACTGTATACCCGAGCAAGCCACACGGGCAGTCACAGAGGGCACCCTTGGCAAATCTTTATAG